In Rhodanobacter denitrificans, the sequence GCGGCGAGAACGTGTACCCGCGCGAGATCGAGGAGTTCCTGTACGCCCACCCGAAGGTGCTCGACGTGCAGGTGTTCGGCGTGCCCGACACGAAGTTCGGCGAGCAGGTGTGCGCGTGGGTCCGTCTGCGCGAAGGTGCCGGCGCCAGCGAGGCCGAGATCCAGGACTACTGCCGCCATCACCTCGCCTACTACAAGGTGCCGCACTACGTGCGCTTCGTCGACGCCTTCCCGATGACGGTGACCGGCAAGGTGCAGAAGTACCGCATGCGCGAGGCGATGGTCGACGAGCTCGACCTGTAGGAGCGCACCCTGTGCGCGATGCTCTGAGGTCAATCCAGCCAAGAGCATCGCGCACAGGGTGCGCTCCTGCCCGTGGCGACCTTATCGAGCCAGGCGGTCGTGCTTCAGCGGATCCTTGCCCTCGCGCAGCCGCTTCAGGTCGTACTCGGACAGGCTGTCCCCGCGCACGCTGCCGGCGATGCGCGCCTGCACGAAGGCCAGCGTGGTGGCGAAGACGCCGATCAGCCCAACCAGCAGCCAGAAGCCCCAGGCGCCGGCGCCGTGGCGGGTGAAGCACAGCATGAACGCGAACACGGTGGAGACGAGCAGCAGCCAGCGCATGAAGTAAGCCCCGACAGGTGGAAGCGCACCGCCGGCAGCGGCGGACGGCCGCATCATAGCGTCGCCATGGCGCGTCCGGCGCGCGCCGGATCACGCCGCGCAAAAATGTCGCGACGGCTGAGACGTCGCCGCGCGACACTGCCGCGATGGATCATCCCTCGCCATTGCCGGCCTCCCCGGAACAGTTCCCCGCGACGCGCCCGCTCAAGGGCCGCGGCGCCGCCTCCAATCCGGAAGGCCGCTTCGAAAGCATCCGCCACCAGGCCGAGGACGACGGCTGGCAGAGCGCGCTGCTGGACGGGGATGCACCGCGCCCGCGCACCGAGGTCACCGAGGAGCGCGCGCGCAGCGTGATCAGTCGCAACGACTCGCCGGACATCGCGTTCAGCCAGGCGATCAATCCGTACCGCGGTTGCGAACACGGGTGTATTTATTGCTACGCGCGCCCCTCGCACAGCTACCTCAACCTCTCGCCCGGGTTGGACTTCGAAACGAAGCTGCGCGCGAAAGGCAACTTCGCCGAGGTCCTGCGTGCGGAACTGGCGAAGCCCGGTTACGCGATCAGCCCGATCAACATCGGCAGCAACACCGACCCCTACCAGCCGATCGAGAAGAAATGGCGGCTGACCCGCGCCGCGCTGGAACTGCTCGCTGAATGCCACCACCCGTGCACCATCGTGACCAAGAACGCGCTGGTCGAGCGCGACCTCGACATCCTGCAGCCGATGGCGCGCGAAAAACTGGTGCAGGTGTTCGTCTCGGTGAACTCGCTGGACAACCAGCTCGCCGCGAAACTCGAACCGCGCGCCAGCGCGCCGCACCGGCGGATCAAGGCCATCGCCGCACTGGCCGCGGCCGGCGTGCCGGTCGGCGTGCTGGTGGCGCCGATCATTCCCGCGCTCAACGACAAGGACATGGACG encodes:
- a CDS encoding PA0069 family radical SAM protein, which encodes MDHPSPLPASPEQFPATRPLKGRGAASNPEGRFESIRHQAEDDGWQSALLDGDAPRPRTEVTEERARSVISRNDSPDIAFSQAINPYRGCEHGCIYCYARPSHSYLNLSPGLDFETKLRAKGNFAEVLRAELAKPGYAISPINIGSNTDPYQPIEKKWRLTRAALELLAECHHPCTIVTKNALVERDLDILQPMAREKLVQVFVSVNSLDNQLAAKLEPRASAPHRRIKAIAALAAAGVPVGVLVAPIIPALNDKDMDAVMAQAAEAGARCAGYTTLRLPYELKQLFREWLALHAPQRAEHVMSLLQQMNGGRDYDSDFRTRMRGQGVFADLLRRRFEVACRKHGFGRARELTLDTSRFVPPRKPSPQGELF